One Sphaeramia orbicularis chromosome 21, fSphaOr1.1, whole genome shotgun sequence DNA window includes the following coding sequences:
- the crfb1 gene encoding cytokine receptor family member b1 gives MNYLPLTLYLMSLLNTVFTSLPAPVNVHVDSLNFRHILRWEPGPETPKGTRYLVYKSSNNNNKRTLMRNVTSTSVRFRLKEKNLKYTLTVIASYNGTLSPQRKVYFTPFKHTHLGPPQVTLAGCGNCIKINISLPEAEKEIQETYDPEFKIAWKKRGGDKPISIKTPNKNFTLDNLVPGTKYCIQVTLETYLNENVIPSNWSCIDTSMLEPPRGAVSAVLITVFSVVIVFVFSLYYTGFICKLKAALPRFLTMVLIQDYTLTPERTIPDQIFINSETDRQKNRSVIPQPATGGAHSDEEDEEQEEDEDQAYMNRDNGLSSGIGSCQESCDVSGSSKPVASVDSGNLSDRMSAEVEAEEECDAQGEGAEDSFISGRSQTGDTNELEEVETEEVWENSGSVNLFSVTLAALDGHKEEEEEEEEEEEGGARDFLKSDLESLLPRDTKHTQGLIDSQTETQSDDLKASDFNETGYEGKWTDTRTYSLQNCQTQREEEEEEEEEEEFSGYMSHR, from the exons ATGAACTATCTGCCTCTGACTCTTTATTTGATGTCGTTGCTTAATACCG TGTTCACTTCCCTTCCTGCTCCGGTCAACGTTCATGTGGACTCTTTGAACTTCAGACATATCCTACGCTGGGAGCCGGGGCCTGAAACCCCTAAGGGCACACGCTATCTTGTCTATAAGAG ctccaacaacaacaacaagcgtACGTTGATGCGTAATGTCACATCAACATCAGTAAGGTTtagactgaaagaaaaaaacttgaaGTATACTCTGACTGTCATTGCATCCTACAACGGCACCCTGTCACCGCAACGAAAAGTCTACTTCACCCCTTTTAAACACA CACATTTAGGTCCTCCACAAGTCACACTGGCAGGATGTGGCAACTGCATTAAAATTAATATTTCGTTGCCCGAGGCTGAAAAAGAAATCCAGGAGACATACGATCCAGAGTTTAAAATTGCATGGAAAAAACGTGGAGGCGATAAACCA ATCAGCATCAAAACACCAAACAAGAATTTCACTCTTGACAACTTAGTACCTGGCACAAAGTACTGCATACAAGTGACGCTGGAGACATATCTAAACGAGAATGTCATTCCGTCGAACTGGAGCTGCATCGACACAAGCATGTTGGAGCCGCCTAGAG GTGCAGTTTCTGCTGTTTTGATTACTGTATTCAGCGTTGTGATCGTCTTCGTGTTCTCCCTCTACTACACTGGATTCATCTGTAAACTCAAGGCTGCTTTGCCCAGATTTCTGACT ATGGTTCTGATCCAGGACTACACCCTGACACCAGAGAGGACCATCCCAGACCAGATCTTCATCAactcagagacagacagacagaaaaaccggTCCGTGATACCACAGCCTGCCACCGGGGGCGCTCACTcagatgaagaggatgaagagcaggAAGAGGATGAAGACCAGGCCTACATGAACCGAGACAATGGGCTATCGTCGGGAATTGGCTCCTGCCAGGAATCCTGCGACGTGTCGGGAAGCAGCAAACCAGTGGCATCAGTGGACTCTGGGAATCTGAGCGACAGGATGTCAGCTGAGGTGGAGGCAGAAGAAGAGTGTGATGCCCAAGGTGAAGGAGCAGAGGACTCGTTTATATCTGGGAGGAGCCAAACAGGAGACACAAAtgaactggaggaggtggagacagAGGAGGTGTGGGAAAACTCTGGGAGCGTAAACCTGTTCTCAGTCACTCTCGCTGCACTAGATGgacacaaagaagaagaagaggaggaggaggaggaggaggaggggggtgcaAGAGACTTCTTAAAATCTGATTTGGAGTCTTTACTTCCCAGAGACACTAAACATACTCAAGGCCTCATAGACTCACAAACTGAGACTCAGTCTGACGATCTGAAAGCATCAGACTTTAATGAAACTGGATATGAGGGCAAATGGACAGACACACGGACGTACAGCCTCCAAAACTGtcagacacagagagaggaggaggaggaggaggaggaggaggaggagttctCAGGATACATGAGTCATAGATGA